The genomic region ACCCCCCAACCTTTTTTCTTTTTACCCTTTTTAGTGGTTATAAGTATTACCCCATTGGAAGCTCTTGATCCATACAGGGCAGATGCACTGGCACCTTTGAGGACTTCAATATTCTCGATATCATCTGGATTTAGATTAGAAACAGGATCCCCGTAATCCACAGGTGCATAATCTCCTCCTCCCCAAGAGCCTGATTGAGCGTCTCCCACAGTTTGATCTAGTGGCACTCCATCCAAAACATATAGAGGCTGGTTGTTCCCGCTTAATGAAGTAATACCTCGAATTACAACTCTATTAGAGCCACTCGCAGTTTGGGAATTGGTTACTTGTACACCAGCGGCTTTTCCAGACAGCGCGGAAACAAAATTCGAGCTTCGCGCTTCCTGTAGTCCTTCCACCGCAATAGATTGCTGAGCGTTTACAACGGATTTGGCTTCTCTTTTAATTCCCATTGCCGTTATCACAACTTCTTCCAATTGCTCTGTAGACTCTTTTAAAACTACATCAATCGTTGTAGTAGTTGCTACTTTAATGGTTTTTGGTTCAAATCCTATGTATCGAAAATTAAGGGAAGCTCCACGAGAGGCTTCAATAGTATAGTTACCATTGAAGTCGGTCATGGTGCCCGTATTGGTGTTTTCTACTATTACAGTTACACCAGGTAAAGGATTCCCTTCTATATCTGATACGTTACCGGAAATACTTTGATTTTGTGCCCACGTTAGGGAGGACATTAAAATCAAAATGAAATTTAAAATGATTGTTCTTTTCATATGTCAGTTAGTTTTTCATAGATTGAATTAAAAAGTTAAAGGTTGTTTAATTTTTATAATACATAATAGGGAATAGTAAAAATCATAATAGAATTTTTATTACACGTGTGATAAATTAAAGTACACGTGTAATACAAAACTACTTAATTTATTTTATTTTACAAATATTTCTATTATTATTTTAATAATTTCTTAAATAGATGTTTTTGTTACAGGAAATCCTCAAATATAGCCAATTCTATTTTCTAAAAAATTAGTTGCAATTAATTATGAATCCATAAAAGAAATCTTTTTTAAAAAACATTCCTATTTTTTATCACACGTGTAATAAAAGAATTATTTTTGTGTTTTCATATTAATTCTCATTATAAATGGATAAGATTATAGCATTTGGAGAAATTTTGTTAAGGTTGTCAACTCAAGACAATTCTCGCTTTGTGCAGGCAAGATCATTTGCAGCAAACTATGGGGGAAGTGAATTCAACGTGATTATGTCATTAGCAGATTTCGGTAAAAAAACAGCATTTATTTCAAAGCTTCCTAAGAATGTTTTTGGAAATCAAATCTTGGAAGAAATGCGAAAGAAAGCCATTGAGACTAATGATATTATTAGAAGTAACGGAAGATTGGGACTATATTTTATGGAAAAGGGCAATGCCGTTAGATCCAGTTGCGTGTTGTATGATAGGGAAAACTCTTTATTTGCTAACATTTCTTCGGCAGAGTTTGACTGGGATAGAATTTTAGACGCCGCTAAGTGGTTTCATTGGAGCGGTATTACCCCGGCGGTTTCTCAAGAGGCAGCTAATGTTTGCAAAGAAGCGTTAGCAGTTGCAAAGTCTAAAAATATTACTGTATCATGTGATTTAAATTATAGGTCTAAATTGTGGAACTATGGAAAGCAACCACAAGACATTATGCCTGAACTTCTTCGCTATACAGATGTAATATTAGGTGACTTGGATACTGCATGTATGATGACAGGAATGGAAAAATTAAATCCAGACTATTCGAATCTTGAAAGTATAGCTTTTGCCTATGATCACTTCCTTGAAAACTTTCCTAATGTTTCTTATATGGGGACTACTTTAAGGTATTCCTTGAGCGCATCCCATCAGAAAATTGGAGGAATTCTTTACGATAAAAACCATTGTTATTCTTCAAGACTTTGGGATATATTACCAGTTGTAGATAGAGTTGGCACCGGAGATGCCTTTATGGCCGGGTTAATCCATGGATTGCTAGAACCTGAAGCATCATCGCAATACGCAGTAGACTTTGCAACTGCCGCTTGCAGCTTTAAGCATACTGTAAATGGTGACTATGGAATTGCATCAGTAGAAGAAATTGAAAAAATGATTACTCAAAAGGGCCAAGCATTGGTTGATAGATAGATAGTATGATAACAAGAATACAAATTTCAGAAAAAGTTAAGGAAATAGGATTTATACCTTTATTTTACAACGATGATGTACAGGTTTGTAAAAGAATTATACACGCCTGCTACGAAGGTGGGGCCACTGTTATTGAATTTACAGCACG from Galbibacter sp. BG1 harbors:
- a CDS encoding sugar kinase, translated to MDKIIAFGEILLRLSTQDNSRFVQARSFAANYGGSEFNVIMSLADFGKKTAFISKLPKNVFGNQILEEMRKKAIETNDIIRSNGRLGLYFMEKGNAVRSSCVLYDRENSLFANISSAEFDWDRILDAAKWFHWSGITPAVSQEAANVCKEALAVAKSKNITVSCDLNYRSKLWNYGKQPQDIMPELLRYTDVILGDLDTACMMTGMEKLNPDYSNLESIAFAYDHFLENFPNVSYMGTTLRYSLSASHQKIGGILYDKNHCYSSRLWDILPVVDRVGTGDAFMAGLIHGLLEPEASSQYAVDFATAACSFKHTVNGDYGIASVEEIEKMITQKGQALVDR